CTACGCAGGAGGAGAACATTATGCCACATAAAATTACGTTAACCGGATCATCCACAGGACCACTTCGAGAATACGATCGCTATGTTGCCTTTGATATGCGTGAAAAAGGGTCACCATCTGCGCCTAAAGGGTTGAAGAAGAGTACGTTTATTTCGTACACGGTATTTGTTGCAAAGAAGGCTTTTAATAAAACAGGTCTCACGAAAAAAAGTATTATGCATGAAAAAATCTTAATTCAAGGAGAACCAACATTAGACATTCCGATTGATGAATGTCCTGGTGAAGTAGGCGTGATCTGTTTCCAGATTACCGTTCTCCCGAATAAAAAAAACAAAGAAACCAATGAATCAAACGATAAAAAAGAGGCCAAACAAGAAGCTTCTGCAGCAACACAAGAGGTTGCTGCTACCAAACAGGAAGAAAAACCGGTAACTACTTCTCAACCTGTAGCAAAAGAAGAGAAGAAAGCTGAAACAGTACAGTCAGAAGTGAAGGAGACGCCTGTTCAAGACAAAAAGGCTGAGCCACAAAAGAAACAGATGCCAAATCAGCCAAAAGGGACACAGGATGTTTTAAGCTTTGATGACATTATCGTACCTGAAGAGTTCTTAAGGACACGTCCAAATCCTGAAAAAACACAAAAGGTCATTGATTTTGTGAAACGCACAGGACGCTTAGATGAGCCTTTGACAATTGAAAAAGGGTCCAAGATTTTAAAAGACGGCTATCGTCGTTATGTCGTGGCCAAAACTGTCAAAATGGACAAAGTTCCGGTTACTTATGAATACCAGAAGTAAGTGAAGTGAAAGTAGAAGCGTTAAGGGGGAGAACGTCTTGACTCAAAATGAAAAAGAAAACCCAACGAGTGAACACATGGCTGATGTTATCGATTTCAATGAAAAGAAAGAAAAAAGTAACATCCATGTAGAAGAGGGAATCAAATGGTTAAGGCAAGCTGCCCTAGCTGGAGATAATGGAGCGATGAATGAGTTAGCGTTTCAATTATTAACGGGCAAGCTAGTGAAACAAGATGCTGAGGAAGGCGAAAAATGGCTCAGAAAATCTGCGGATACTGGAGATCGATGGGCCATGATGGAGTTGGGTTACCGTTTGCTCGTCGGGGAAGACCTGGATAAAAATCAGGCTGAAGGTGAAAAGTGGATTCGAAGATCTGCGGAGTTGGAGTATCCAATGGCTATGAGAGTATTAGGATACAGATTACTTGAAGGATTGGATATAGAAAAGAATGTAGAAGAAGGCGAGTATTGGCTTAGGAAAGCAGCTGACGTACATGAACCAATAGCTATGAGAATATTAGGCTATCGATTATTAACTGGAAAACATGAGTTGAAACAGAATGTGATGGAAGGTGAAAAGTGGTTACAGAAAGCAGCTGAAGCTGGAGAAACCATTGCGATGAGGGAATGGGGTAAATATTTAATCCATGGCGTGATTAAATAGCTGAACATAGTAACTTACCTTCAGCCAAGACTGTACTGACTACATTAATAACAGAAAAAAATATATCACCTCATAATTAGCTGATATTTTTGTTATCCAATATTTCGTAAATAGAAAACCTTTTTCCTTAATCTAAAGCGAAAAGGGCTTTCCTGTGTGAAGTTCAATTTGGAAGAATAGCTACAACAAAGACCGCCCATTATGTATCAGTGTATAAGGCGGTCTTAACTGTATTCATGCTATATGTTTATGACCAAAATAT
The sequence above is drawn from the Priestia aryabhattai genome and encodes:
- a CDS encoding plasmid stabilization protein — protein: MPHKITLTGSSTGPLREYDRYVAFDMREKGSPSAPKGLKKSTFISYTVFVAKKAFNKTGLTKKSIMHEKILIQGEPTLDIPIDECPGEVGVICFQITVLPNKKNKETNESNDKKEAKQEASAATQEVAATKQEEKPVTTSQPVAKEEKKAETVQSEVKETPVQDKKAEPQKKQMPNQPKGTQDVLSFDDIIVPEEFLRTRPNPEKTQKVIDFVKRTGRLDEPLTIEKGSKILKDGYRRYVVAKTVKMDKVPVTYEYQK
- a CDS encoding tetratricopeptide repeat protein, encoding MTQNEKENPTSEHMADVIDFNEKKEKSNIHVEEGIKWLRQAALAGDNGAMNELAFQLLTGKLVKQDAEEGEKWLRKSADTGDRWAMMELGYRLLVGEDLDKNQAEGEKWIRRSAELEYPMAMRVLGYRLLEGLDIEKNVEEGEYWLRKAADVHEPIAMRILGYRLLTGKHELKQNVMEGEKWLQKAAEAGETIAMREWGKYLIHGVIK